Below is a window of Deltaproteobacteria bacterium HGW-Deltaproteobacteria-6 DNA.
GGTATTATAATTAATAGAGGGACGATGGGGCGTCGTCAAGCGGTAAGACACAGGATTTTGGTTCCTGCACTCGGAGGTTCGAATCCTCCCGCCCCAGCCAAAAATGACTGCGGAGAAATATTTAAATGCTAGAAAGAATTAGGATTTTTTCCGGTAACGCCAATATATCACTGGCGCAGAAAATATGCGAAAAATTGGGCGTACCCTTGGGAAAAGCCAACGTTACCACCTTCAGTGATGGAGAAACGCGCGTCGAGATTAATGAAAACGTGCGAGGGATGGATGTTTTCATTATCCAGTCCACCTGCACGCCGGTGAACGTCACCTTAATGGAATTGCTCATCATGAGTGATGCCATGAAAAGGGCCTCGGCCGACCGCATTACCGCCGTCGTTCCTTATTATGGATATGCCAGACAGGATCGAAAAGTTGCTCCCCGCGCACCGATTTCGGCAAAATTAGTAGCGGATCTGATTACCACCGCAGGCGCCCAACGCCTTTTATCCATGGATTTGCATGCCGGCCAGATTCAGGGGTTTTTCAATATCCCTGTGGATAATCTTTTTGCCACACCGGTTTTGATTGATTACATGAAAAAGAATTATGAGGATAATGTAGTGGTTGTATCGCCGGATACCGGCGGCGTGGAAAGAGCCAGAGCATTCGGCAAAAGGTTGGGGGCGTCTCTGGCCATTATCGATAAAAGAAGAGAAGGTCCCAATGAAGCTCAGGTGATGAATATCATTGGTAATATTAAGGGAAAACGCGTCATTATTCTGGATGATATGGTTGATACGGCAGGAACCGTCGTTCAGGCGGCCAATGCTCTGACGGACGCTGGTGCTCTGGAAGTATCGGTTTGCTGTACCCATCCGGTTTTATCGGGTCCGGCGATTGATCGCATTGAAAGCTCCAATATCAAGGAATTTGTTGTAACGGATACGATTCCATTGAGTGAGAGAGCGTCCAATTGTAACAGAATAAAGATATTGTCGGTGTCCGGCCTGTTATCCGAGGCTGTGCGCCGCATATACTATAACGATTCAGTAAGCTCATTATTTATTTAGGAGGAGAGGGGTAAATGGAAATAACCGATTTAGCGGCACAGGTCCGTAAAGAACAGAAAAAAGGTCCAGCCCGCCGATTGCGGCAGCAAGGATTTGTGCCGGCTATTTTTTACGGCGGATCTACAGAAAACATTCAGCTGGCCGTAAAGAGCATTGATCTGCTGAAGCTGCGCAAAGAGAAGAAAGTTCACTCCTTCATCAAGCTGATTATTGATGACGGTGGCAAGAAACTGGAAAAACTTTCTTTGATTAAGGAATTGCAGATTCAGCCCTTGACCGGCAAGATGTTTCACGCTGATTTCTACGAAGTGGATATGAAAAAGAAGCTGGAATTTGACGTTACTCTGAATTTTACGGGTAAATCCATCGGCGTGGAAAACGGCGGAGAACTCCAGCATATCAAACGCGAAGTGAAGGTTTTGTGTCTACCGGCGGATCTGCCTGATCATATTGATGTGGATATTACAGCCATTGATATTGGTCATTCCATTAAAGTCAAAGACATCAAGATTCCTGATGGTCTGATCCATCTGGATCCTCCGGATGCCGCTGTTGTATCAGTTGCCGCAGTCAAAGTCGTTAAGATAGAAGCTGCTGAAGCAGTTGCGGCGGAAGGTGCAGCTGCTGCTGAACCCGCAAAAGAAGAGAAGAAAGAAAAGGAAAAGTAAAGTTTATCTAGAATTGGGCGGGAGATCATGCTTCCCTCTGCTTTGGCAAAAATATTTTTTCGTTTTCGAAGAGAGAGGGAGCAAATGTCGCATCTGATTGTAGGCTTGGGTAATCCGGGCAAACGCTACGAGCCGACCCGGCACAACATCGGGTTCATGGCTCTGGATGCACTGGCCGCTCAATTGGAAATAGCATTGAAACAGAAGAGCTTCAATGCATTGTGGGGCAAGGGAACCATCGCCGGGAACAATGTTCTGCTGGCCCAGCCTCAAACATTCATGAATTTGAGTGGTACTGCGGTAAGGCAGTTACAGTCGTTCTTTAAAACTGAAATCAGCAATCTCATCGTTATTCACGATGATCTCGACTTGCCTTTTGGTGCAATCCGACTGAAGGCGGGAGGAGGGACTGCCGGTCATAAAGGGCTGGCATCTATCGAGTCTAACTTGGGAACTTCTGAATTTATCAGGGTGAGACTGGGTATTGGCAAACCAGTTGACAAATCCCGAATTGAGGGTTATGTGTTGGAGCCCTTTCGGAAGGAAGAGCAAATCGTGTTGCCAGAATTGCTTCAGCGGGCAGCCGATGCGAGTGCTGAAATTGTTTTGAACGGTCTGCAGAAAGCCATAGGCAAGTACCAGACAAAAAATATAAATTTTTTAAAGAAGGAGGACTAGTTAATGTTTAAAGAAAAAAGAAGTATTTGGACATTTTTACTGAGCACCTTGATGACGCTGCTCATGGCTGGCACGGCGTTTGCCAGTGAGGCGGACATCAAGTTGCCGGATCTGACTCAGGTCAGTTTTTTGGGCGGCCAGCTTTCCGGCATGATGATTTTAAATGTCGGCCTGCTCATCTGTGTCATTGGTCTGGCATTCGGTATTATGCAGTATGTGCAAACCAAGAATCTGCCGGCTCACCAGGCTATGCTCGATGTTTCCCAGACCATTTGGGAAACCTGCAAGACCTATTTGTTCCAGCAGGGTAAATTCCTTATCGGTTTATGGATCCTGATCGCCATTTGTATGATTTACTACTTTGGCGCTCTGTCCCACATGCCCGCGGGAAACATCATAATCATTCTGATTTGCTCGATTCTGGGTATCCTGGGATCTTACTCGGTGGCCTGGTTCGGTATCCGCATCAACACCGTGGCCAACTCCCGCGCCGCCTTCTCTTCCTTAAGCGGCAATCCCATGAATATCGTGAACATCTGTCTGCGTTCCGGCATGAGCGTCGGCCTTCTTCTGGTCAGCATTGAACTTTTCTTCATGATCATGATCCTCGGCTATATTCCCAAAGAATTGGTCGGCCCAAGCTTCATTGGTTTTGCTATCGGTGAATCTCTAGGCGCTTCCGCTCTGCGTATCTGCGGTGGTATCTTCACCAAGATTGCCGACATCGGTTCCGACCTGATGAAAATCGTCTTCCATCTTCCCGAAGACGACCCGAAAAACCCGGGTGTTATCGCCGACTGTACGGGCGACAACGCGGGTGACAGCGTCGGCCCCACGGCAGACGGTTTTGAAACCTACGGTGTAACCGGTGTTGCTCTGATCACGTTCCTGGCGCTGGCTCTGGCCGGCAATCCTGAAATGGGCGGCAAACTCATCATCTGGATCTTCGCCATGAGAATCCTCATGATCCTCACGTCTCTGCTTTCCTATTTCGTCAACGACGGTATTTGCAAGGCTGCATTTGCCGGTAAAAAAGAATTTAATTTTGAGCATCCCTTAACCTATCTGGTTTGGATCACCTCGATCGTTTCTATCGTTGTTACTTTCGTGGCCAGTTATGTTCTGCTGGGTTCCGGTCTTGATCCCAAGTACGCTGAATTGTGGTGGGCCCTCTCCGTGATCATCAGCTGCGGAACCATCGCCGGTGCATTGATTCCGGAATTCACCAAAATATTCACCAGCACCTCGTCCCGTCACTGCGAAGAAGTTGTTAATGCTTCCAAACAGGGCGGTCCGTCGCTGAACATTCTGTCCGGCCTGGTTGCCGGTAACTTCTCCGCTTTCTGGCTCGGCCTGGTTATCGCGTTCTTAATGTTCGTTTCTTACATGGTATCAAAAAACCCCTCCGTCATGGCTTTGATGCCGCCCGCATTCGCTTTTGCGGCGCCGGTGTTTGCCTTCGGTCTGGTCGCCTTCGGTTTCCTGGGCATGGGCCCCGTTACCATCGCGGTGGACAGCTTCGGACCGGTTTCCGACAATGCACAGTCCATTTATGAACTGTCGTTGATCGAATCCCGCAAGGATGCTGCAGAAGTAGTTAAGAAAGCATACGGTATTGCACCTGACTTTGAGCTGGCCAAACATTATCTGGAATCCGGCGACGGCGCAGGTAATACCTTCAAAGCAACAGCCAAACCCGTGCTGATCGGCACCGCCGTTGTCGGCGCCACCACCATGGTATTCGGCATCATCATTCTGCTCGAAGGTCTCTTCGGCAATGTTATCGCTAAACTGTCCCTGGTTCAGCCGGAAATCATTCTGGGCCTGATCATGGGCGGCGCGGTCATTTACTGGTTCTGCGGCGCTTCGATTCAGGCCGTCACCACCGGTTCTTATCAGGCCGTTGTGTTCATCAAAAAGAACATCAACCTGGATAAAGCGGAAGCTTCCATTGAAGACTCCAAGAAAGTCGTTCAGATTTGCACCCAGTACGCTCAGAAGGGCATGATCAACATCTTCATCGTGATTTTCTTCATGTGTCTGGCGCTGGCCTTCTTTAACCCCTACTTCTTCATCGGTTATCTGATCGGCATCGCTTTCTTCGGTCTGTTCCAGGCGATCTTCATGGCCAATGCCGGCGGTTGCTGGGATAACGCCAAGAAGATTGTTGAAGTCGACCTCAAAATGAAAAACACCCCGCTGCATGAAGCAAGCGTAGTCGGCGACACCGTCGGCGACCCCTTCAAAGATACATCTTCCGTCTCTTTGAACCCGGTTATCAAATTCACGACCCTGTTTGGTCTTTTGGCAACAGAAATTGCCGTCACCATGAAGGATCAGAATTTGAAGTATGGTGTGGCAGTTGTTTGCTTCGCTATCGCTCTGATCTTCGTGTATCGTTCTTTCTACGGCATGAGAATCGCCAGCGAAAAACTGGGTGAATAATTTAAGATAACCCTTAACCTTAAAAGGCGCTCCCGAAACGGAGCGCCTTTTTTTTCTCAGATCAGGAAAGCATTCTAATCTGCACGTCCATTATCTGATATCCAATATGGTGTGAGGGGACGCAAATCTGGCTGCCTTGCTCTATTAAGGATTGTGGGCTTAATGTTTTTCTAAGCAAGATTAAAAATGTAATCTATTTCATCTTCCTCT
It encodes the following:
- a CDS encoding phosphoribosylpyrophosphate synthetase, translating into MLERIRIFSGNANISLAQKICEKLGVPLGKANVTTFSDGETRVEINENVRGMDVFIIQSTCTPVNVTLMELLIMSDAMKRASADRITAVVPYYGYARQDRKVAPRAPISAKLVADLITTAGAQRLLSMDLHAGQIQGFFNIPVDNLFATPVLIDYMKKNYEDNVVVVSPDTGGVERARAFGKRLGASLAIIDKRREGPNEAQVMNIIGNIKGKRVIILDDMVDTAGTVVQAANALTDAGALEVSVCCTHPVLSGPAIDRIESSNIKEFVVTDTIPLSERASNCNRIKILSVSGLLSEAVRRIYYNDSVSSLFI
- a CDS encoding 50S ribosomal protein L25, encoding MEITDLAAQVRKEQKKGPARRLRQQGFVPAIFYGGSTENIQLAVKSIDLLKLRKEKKVHSFIKLIIDDGGKKLEKLSLIKELQIQPLTGKMFHADFYEVDMKKKLEFDVTLNFTGKSIGVENGGELQHIKREVKVLCLPADLPDHIDVDITAIDIGHSIKVKDIKIPDGLIHLDPPDAAVVSVAAVKVVKIEAAEAVAAEGAAAAEPAKEEKKEKEK
- a CDS encoding aminoacyl-tRNA hydrolase, yielding MSHLIVGLGNPGKRYEPTRHNIGFMALDALAAQLEIALKQKSFNALWGKGTIAGNNVLLAQPQTFMNLSGTAVRQLQSFFKTEISNLIVIHDDLDLPFGAIRLKAGGGTAGHKGLASIESNLGTSEFIRVRLGIGKPVDKSRIEGYVLEPFRKEEQIVLPELLQRAADASAEIVLNGLQKAIGKYQTKNINFLKKED
- a CDS encoding sodium-translocating pyrophosphatase — encoded protein: MFKEKRSIWTFLLSTLMTLLMAGTAFASEADIKLPDLTQVSFLGGQLSGMMILNVGLLICVIGLAFGIMQYVQTKNLPAHQAMLDVSQTIWETCKTYLFQQGKFLIGLWILIAICMIYYFGALSHMPAGNIIIILICSILGILGSYSVAWFGIRINTVANSRAAFSSLSGNPMNIVNICLRSGMSVGLLLVSIELFFMIMILGYIPKELVGPSFIGFAIGESLGASALRICGGIFTKIADIGSDLMKIVFHLPEDDPKNPGVIADCTGDNAGDSVGPTADGFETYGVTGVALITFLALALAGNPEMGGKLIIWIFAMRILMILTSLLSYFVNDGICKAAFAGKKEFNFEHPLTYLVWITSIVSIVVTFVASYVLLGSGLDPKYAELWWALSVIISCGTIAGALIPEFTKIFTSTSSRHCEEVVNASKQGGPSLNILSGLVAGNFSAFWLGLVIAFLMFVSYMVSKNPSVMALMPPAFAFAAPVFAFGLVAFGFLGMGPVTIAVDSFGPVSDNAQSIYELSLIESRKDAAEVVKKAYGIAPDFELAKHYLESGDGAGNTFKATAKPVLIGTAVVGATTMVFGIIILLEGLFGNVIAKLSLVQPEIILGLIMGGAVIYWFCGASIQAVTTGSYQAVVFIKKNINLDKAEASIEDSKKVVQICTQYAQKGMINIFIVIFFMCLALAFFNPYFFIGYLIGIAFFGLFQAIFMANAGGCWDNAKKIVEVDLKMKNTPLHEASVVGDTVGDPFKDTSSVSLNPVIKFTTLFGLLATEIAVTMKDQNLKYGVAVVCFAIALIFVYRSFYGMRIASEKLGE